From the Oryzias melastigma strain HK-1 unplaced genomic scaffold, ASM292280v2 sc02097, whole genome shotgun sequence genome, the window CACATAGAACCACATCACATAGAACCACATCACATAGAACCAAATCACATAGAACCACATCACATAGAACCACATCACAAAGAACCAATTAACATAGAGCCACATCACATAGAACCAAATCACATAGAATCAAGTCACATAGAACCACACCACATAGAACCAAATCACATAGAACCAAATCACATAGAGCCAAATCACATAGAACCAAGTCACATAGAATCAAGTCACATAGAACCACATCACATAGAAGCAAATCATATAGAACCAAATCACATAGAACCAAGCCACATAGAATCAAGTCACATAGAACCACATCACATAGAACCAAATNNNNNNNNNNNNNNNNNNNNNNNNNNNNNNNNNNNNNNNNNNNNNNNNNNNNNNNNNNNNNNNNNNNNNNNNNNNNNNNNNNNNNNNNNNNNNNNNNNNNNNNNNNNNNNNNNNNNNNNNNNNNNNNNNNNNNNNNNNNNNNNCACATAGAACCAGATCACATAGAACCAAATCACATAGAGCCCAATCAAATAGAACAAAATCACATAGAATCAAGTCACATAGAGCCAAGCCACATAGAACTACATCACATAGAGCCAAATCACATAGAACCAGATTACATAGAACCACGTCACATAGAGCCAAATCACATAGAGCCAAATCACACAGAGCCAAATCACATAGAACCAAATCAGATAGAACCAAATCAGATAGAACCAAGTCACATAGAATCAAGTCACAAAGAACCACATCACATAGAACCACATCACATAGAGCCCAATCAGATAGAACCAAGTCACATAAACCAAATCACATAGAACCAAGTCAAATAGAACCAAATCACATAGAGCCAAATCACAAAGAGTCCTATCAGATCGAATCAAATCACATAGAGCTAAATCACATAGAGCCAAATCACATAGAACCAAATCACATAGAGCCAAGTCACATAGAACCAAATCACATAGAACCAAATCACATATAGCCAAATCACATAGAGCCAAATTACATAGAACCAAGTCACATAGAATCAAGTCACATAGAACCACGTCACATAGAGGCAAATGACATATAACCAAATTACATAGAACCAAGTCAAATAGAACTAAGTCACATAGAACCAAATTGCTTAGAACCAATTTGTGTAGAACCATATCTCGTGGAACGAAATCACCAAACCTTCGGggtccatttaaaaacaaaaagaaagcgGAATCAGAAAAAGTTTGTCTTCTAATTTCCCATCCGCTGGTGTTGATTCTGCCTCCAATAAGTCAAGCATGATTGGGTTTTTTGGTACAGAGATCTGGATCAGTATCTGCCTCAGGAGCTCCAGTCCGCTGCTTTCAGAGTGTCCAGAGAAGGACTCGGCGAGCAGGACTCACCTCAGCTGAGACTCAACAGGTGAGACGGTTAAACGCTCTGACTCCGTCTCCTGTCAGTCGACGCTTGTGTTTGTcactaaaatcacatttttataaaaactttgCAGTGTCAGCAAACCTCATCATCTCCATTCTCCCCATTTGACGTGTTGGTTTTCAGGTTCCACTCGCTGCCCGCTCACAGTGACCGCTGGGACATGGTTCTGTTCACCGGGGGTCCTGTCTGGGCCCTGGAGTGGTGCCCCACGCCCGACGGCGCCCCCGCCAGACAGTACGTAGCTGTGGCGTGCCACGCGGGGATGGACGACCTGCACCTCGTGACCCAGACCCCCTCAGGACCCGGACTGGTTCAGCTGTGGGACTGTGGAGAGCTGGAGTACAACAGCAGGTCCTGAGAGTTCAAAGACAAACGTCTGCTCAGGATTCTGGAAACGTTTGGTTTGATGAGCCGTTCCTCTTGCAGGCCGGACTCCCCCCCGGCTCTGGTCTACGGTCTGGCCCAGGACAGAGGCTTCATCTGGGGTTTGAAGTGGTGTCCGTCGGGGGCCTGGGAGCCCCCCGCCTCCAGCAGAAAGGTATGGATCCTTCAGCTCCGCTCTAACCTGATCCTGAGAGGAGAagggtgacctctgacctgctcCAGGCTCCTCACCTGCCCAGGCTGGGTCTCCTGGCCGTGGCGTCCTCCAGCGCAGTGGTCAGCATCTACAGCCTCCCCCACCCTGATGCTCTGCTCTGCAGCGACGGGCTGAACACCAGCGGTGAGCCATCACAGTCACCAGGAGGTTCAAACCCCGCGGTGAACCGCTCCAGTTGTACATGCAGTctgccagcagagggcagtgcTGGTTCTGAAGAGGTCCAGGTTCTGACTGCACTAGAATCCAAACATCACATCAGTTTCTGCTTCCAGTTCTGTAGGATGaataaatgttaaagtaaaacaCAATACATGAGAGAAAAAGAGTTCATGTTTAAAATATCAGTGATGATTCCtaaagttctttttatttttacagatccGTACAGACAAACACAGTTAAATAATCTGACACAAGAAATGAAGCCTGAAGGGGGTCGGCCATATTGCCCAGTGTGAACTCCGCCCCCTTCAACAACCGTCCAATAATGGATGattaaactgaatttaaagtAAAGAGCTCCACCCACCTGTCAGTCAAAGAAACACCACtaatcatctttatttttatcaccACTAAAAGTTgaacaaatcacaaaaataaacatgttaaaacaaatgtatcaaataagtgaataaaaacataacaaaacaaaactttaatgtAAAATCAAAACTCTAATGTTGCAGACAGTTAAGTCAAATCTCAAGAAAATATTAGAAAACATCAGTTACTGAAACCAGACTTGATACAAGTTtagatttagtttaaaaaaataataaaactttatcatCAAACGTTAAAGAAAAGCGGCTTCCCTCTGACACCGCCACTAGTGGTCAAAGGAGGGACTGCAGGATTGAATGATAAGAgcttaaaacactaaaactcaGAAATATAACATCAATTCtctttaaaacattacatttgtgaatttgtaatacttttgaaatagattttcttaaaaaaatactgcttttgactgttttcatgtTGAAATCTACACTTCTGCTATCAAAGGATCAGaatgtttctgttaaaaaacaaaatgtctaaaCATCCAGTTATAGGATTTGAACTCCTTAAATTCCAGTTTgaaggttttcattttttatcacaaaaattgcaaaaaatacaaatttttaatgtaaattttggTCTTAATGGTGTGATCTTATGGATTTCACACCATTAAGaccataattaaagaaaaagtaactaCAAAAAGTAACTAGGTTGTAACTCTGGTTGAACGCTCAGATCATGAACCTGGACGCTCCACACAGGTGTGACGGATGATGGTGGTCCCGCCCCCTCGTCTCAGTGGTGCTGAGGCTGAGGAAGGGAAATCCATCACGCGCTGAGGCGCCGGCGACCTCGTCTGTCCCGGGTTATCGGGCACTCTCCGGGTTAACGAGTCTCTAATCTGAGGTCGGGGNNNNNNNNNNNNNNNNNNNNNNNNNNNNNNNNNNNNNNNNNNNNNNNNNNNNNNNNNNNNNNNNNNNNNNNNNNNNNNNNNNNNNNNNNNNNNNNNNNNNNNNNNNNNNNNNNNNNNNNNNNNNNNNNNNNNNNNNNNNNNNNNNNNNNNNNNNNNNNNNNNNNNNNNNNNNNNNNNNNNNNNNNNNNNNNNNNNNNNNNNNNNNNNNNNNNNNNNNNNNNNNNNNNNNNNNNNNNNNNNNNNNNNNNNNNNNNNNNNNNNNNNNNNNNNNNNNNNNNNNNNNNNNNNNNNNNNNNNNNNNNNNNNNNNNNNNNNNNNNNNNNNNNNNNNNNNNNNNNNNNNNNNNNNNNNNNNNNNNNNNNNNNNNNNNNNNNNNNNNNNNNNNNNNNNNNNNNNNNNNNNNNNGCAGATAAATGGAAATGGCTTTTGTCTGTCCAGTCAGCAGAATGAACGAGGGGGGGACAATAGCGTGTGAGGCGGAGCCGGGATAATTTACAGCGGCGCTCTCCGTCAGACGAGGAGCTGTAATTGAAGTGACAAAGAAGATGAATCGCCTGACGGGACGGCCGCCATGGAAACCATGAATTCTGCCGCGCCGCCAACGCATCTCCTGTCGCCGCCGTGCCAGTCATCAGACGGTCCTGTCAGGCGGGGGGAGTGAAAATGCTTCTGCTTTTTAAGGAGGACTCCAAACAATTCACAGTTTTTGGATTTGATATCCTTCCTCctgatctgattggctgctgcaccaaatgcagatttatggagaattctgggaaattcagtgaatctgaaacaaaaatgtgctttaaactgTTAAGAGATCCATCTAAAGAGGGTTTGAGTGTTCTGGTGGCACTGTGGTGTagcggttagcactctcacctctcAGTGAGAAGgtgctggttcaaatcccagctgagacCTTTCTGTTTGCCTGTTCTCCAGCTTCCCCCTACAGTCCTAAAACAAGCTCATTTCATTCAGTTCGAGGTTCTTCTGGAGGgactgacctctgacctgaaagACCTGAAGACCTGAAGATTAGGAGGGAAATCCTCCAGATGTGCGAGCAGAGCGTGGCGCTCTCCAGTCGAACACACATCTACCAGAGGATGTTTGACGAGCTTTACAGCCACTTTGATGATTGTTTGGCTGAATCTTTCtagatacatttaaattattatcattttttgttgAGGTTCTGCAGTGTAACCACATGGATGGAGCGTCCCGGTCTAACATCGTCCTTTAGTTTAGTCGTTCTTCTGTTACCTTCAAACAATACAGACTGAAACATCACAGAAGCATCAGctgatccaaaaaaaaatacttcctgGAATACACATTCATTTAACGTACACGTATATATGCACATACATTTACTGATacataataaaactttaatcatATCGactaaatattgaaaattttaaCACTAAACTAGTACTTTACAGTTTTAACTGTAATCTGACTAATTAGTAACTAATTAAGATCTTTATCTGAACAATTCCAGAACTTTgttacaaaaacagaagatcCAATCCATTTGACGTTCCTTCTTANNNNNNNNNNNNNNNNNNNNNNNNNNNNNNNNNNNNNNNNNNNNNNNNNNNNNNNNNNNNNNNNNNNNNNNNNNNNNNNNNNNNNNNNNNNNNNNNNNNNNNNNNNNNNNNNNNNNNNNNNNNNNNNNNNNNNNNNNNNNNNNNNNNNNNNNNNNNNNNNNNNNNNNNNNNNNNNNNNNNNNNNNNNNNNNNNNNNNNNNNNNNNNNNNNNNNNNNNNNNNNNNNNNNNNNNNNNNNNNNNNNNNNNNNNNNNNNNNNNNNNNNNNNNNNNNNNNNNNNNNNNNNNNNNNNNNNNNNNNNNNNNNNNNNNNNNNNNNNNNNNNNNNNNNNNNNNNNNNNNNNNNNNNNNNNNNNNNNNNNNNNNNNNNNNNNNNNNNNNNNNNNNNNNNNNNNNNNNNNNNNNNNNNNNNNNNNNNNNNNNNNNNNNNNNNNNNNNNNNNNNNNNNNNNNNNNNNNNNNNNNNNNNNNNNNNNNNNNNNNNNNNNNNNNNNNNNNNNNNNNNNNNNNNNNNNNNNNNNNNNNNNNNNNNNNNNNNNNNNNNNNNNNNNNNNNNNNNNNNNNNNNNNNNNNNNNNNNNNNNNNNNNNNNNNNNNNNNNNNNNNNNNNNNNNNNNNNNNNNNNNNNNNNNNNNNNNNNNNNNNNNNNNNNNNNNNNNNNNNNNNNNNNNNNNNNNNNNNNNNNNNNNNNNNNNNNNNNNNNNNNNNNNNNNNNNNNNNNNNNNNNNNNNNNNNNNNNNNNNNNNNNNNNNNNNNNNNNNNNNNNNNNNNNNNNNNNNNNNNNNNNNNNNNNNNNNNNNNNNNNNNNNNNNNNNNNNNNNNNNNNNNNNNNNNNNNNNNNNNNNNNNNNNNNNNNNNNNNNNNNNNNNNNNNNNNNNNNNNNNNNNNNNNNNNNNNNNNNNNNNNNNNNNNNNNNNNNNNNNNNNNNNNNNNNNNNNNNNNNNNNNNNNNNNNNNNNNNNNNNNNNNNNNNNNNNNNNNNNNNNNNNNNNNNNNNNNNNNNNNNNNNNNNNNNNNNNNNNNNNNNNNNNNNNNNNNNNNNNNNNNNNNNNNNNNNNNNNNNNNNNNNNNNNNNNNNNNNNNNNNNNNNNNNNNNNNNNNNNNNNNNNNNNNNNNNNNNNNNNNNNNNNNNNNNNNNNN encodes:
- the LOC112139843 gene encoding general transcription factor 3C polypeptide 2; this translates as KHDWVFWYRDLDQYLPQELQSAAFRVSREGLGEQDSPQLRLNRFHSLPAHSDRWDMVLFTGGPVWALEWCPTPDGAPARQYVAVACHAGMDDLHLVTQTPSGPGLVQLWDCGELEYNSRPDSPPALVYGLAQDRGFIWGLKWCPSGAWEPPASSRKAPHLPRLGLLAVASSSAVVSIYSLPHPDALLCSDGLNTSGEPSQSPGGSNPAVNRSSCTCSLPAEGSAGSEEVQVLTALESKHHISFCFQFCRMNKC